Proteins from a single region of Bactrocera neohumeralis isolate Rockhampton unplaced genomic scaffold, APGP_CSIRO_Bneo_wtdbg2-racon-allhic-juicebox.fasta_v2 cluster10, whole genome shotgun sequence:
- the LOC126765304 gene encoding probable nuclear hormone receptor HR38 isoform X2, whose translation MSQIQNICNYSSSLASSFNKNIEKRSRTISQESLQECAVCGDIAVCQHYGVRTCEGCKGFFKRTVQKKSKYVCLSNQSCPVDRRRRNRCQFCRFQKCLGVGMVKEVVRTDSLRGRRGRLPTKQKDNDYFGIYHNLSLISTLVNSHKDTTPDMSCLDYATYSEPPYISSPLIVRESENVRKFYLILNSSVKRIEQFIYRIPGFSELCEADQELLFQSASLEMFVLRLSYRTNSNDSNIIFCNGMIMHKTQCERVFGDWLFNILEFSKQLKNLEMDITSFVCLCALAVMTGHKRTIL comes from the exons atgtcacaaattcaaaatatatgtaattactcCTCTTCACTTGCATCTTCCTTCAATAAGAATATAGAAAAACGATCTCGCACAATCAGCCAAGAATCATTGCAAGAATGTGCAGTGTGTGGAGACATAGCGGTTTGTCAGCACTATGGTGTAAGAACCTGTGAGGGGTGTAAGGGATTTTTTAAACGaacagtacaaaaaaaatcaaaatatgtttGTCTATCGAATCAGTCATGTCCTGTTGATAGACGTCGACGTAATAGATGCCAGTTTTGTCGCTTCCAAAAATGTTTGGGAGTAGGCATGGTAAAGGAGGTAGTTCGAACCGATTCACTTAGAGGACGTCGCGGAAGACTACCAACGAAACAGAAGGACAATGACTATTTTGGCATATATCACAATTTATCATTAATATCAACACTAGTTAATAGTCATAAGGATACAACACCCGATATGTCTTGTTTGGACTATGCAACATATTCAGAACCGCCATATATAAGCTCGCCACTCATCGTAAGAGAATCagaaaatgttcgaaaattttaccTAATATTGAACAGCTCAGTAAAAAGGATTGAGCAGTTTATTTATAGAATACCCGGCTTCAGTGAATTGTGTGAAGCCGATCAGGAATTGCTTTTTCAATCAGCTTCATTAGAAATGTTTGTTTTGAGATTATCATATCGTACCAATTCCAACGActcgaatataattttttgtaatggtATGATAATGCATAAGACTCAATGTGAAAGAGTTTTTGGAGATTGGCTCTTTAACATTTTGGAGTttagtaaacaattaaaaaacttaGAGATGGATATTACTTCTTTCGTCTGTTTATGTGCACTCGCTGTTATGACAG GTCACAAGCGGACTATTTTGTAG
- the LOC126765304 gene encoding probable nuclear hormone receptor HR38 isoform X1, translating into MSQIQNICNYSSSLASSFNKNIEKRSRTISQESLQECAVCGDIAVCQHYGVRTCEGCKGFFKRTVQKKSKYVCLSNQSCPVDRRRRNRCQFCRFQKCLGVGMVKEVVRTDSLRGRRGRLPTKQKDNDYFGIYHNLSLISTLVNSHKDTTPDMSCLDYATYSEPPYISSPLIVRESENVRKFYLILNSSVKRIEQFIYRIPGFSELCEADQELLFQSASLEMFVLRLSYRTNSNDSNIIFCNGMIMHKTQCERVFGDWLFNILEFSKQLKNLEMDITSFVCLCALAVMTVPGHKRTIL; encoded by the exons atgtcacaaattcaaaatatatgtaattactcCTCTTCACTTGCATCTTCCTTCAATAAGAATATAGAAAAACGATCTCGCACAATCAGCCAAGAATCATTGCAAGAATGTGCAGTGTGTGGAGACATAGCGGTTTGTCAGCACTATGGTGTAAGAACCTGTGAGGGGTGTAAGGGATTTTTTAAACGaacagtacaaaaaaaatcaaaatatgtttGTCTATCGAATCAGTCATGTCCTGTTGATAGACGTCGACGTAATAGATGCCAGTTTTGTCGCTTCCAAAAATGTTTGGGAGTAGGCATGGTAAAGGAGGTAGTTCGAACCGATTCACTTAGAGGACGTCGCGGAAGACTACCAACGAAACAGAAGGACAATGACTATTTTGGCATATATCACAATTTATCATTAATATCAACACTAGTTAATAGTCATAAGGATACAACACCCGATATGTCTTGTTTGGACTATGCAACATATTCAGAACCGCCATATATAAGCTCGCCACTCATCGTAAGAGAATCagaaaatgttcgaaaattttaccTAATATTGAACAGCTCAGTAAAAAGGATTGAGCAGTTTATTTATAGAATACCCGGCTTCAGTGAATTGTGTGAAGCCGATCAGGAATTGCTTTTTCAATCAGCTTCATTAGAAATGTTTGTTTTGAGATTATCATATCGTACCAATTCCAACGActcgaatataattttttgtaatggtATGATAATGCATAAGACTCAATGTGAAAGAGTTTTTGGAGATTGGCTCTTTAACATTTTGGAGTttagtaaacaattaaaaaacttaGAGATGGATATTACTTCTTTCGTCTGTTTATGTGCACTCGCTGTTATGACAG TGCCAGGTCACAAGCGGACTATTTTGTAG